Proteins found in one Solitalea lacus genomic segment:
- a CDS encoding TlpA family protein disulfide reductase has protein sequence MRQLLLSFILFTCAYTVAHAQIATIELNVRNAKNDDVTISIPINHNYFAGNERHAKISNSGTLSIPLKEDETGPITIKVLDKKAFLYVQKGNSIKISLDTANKTNPWQFEGSNATGQHFLTENFLPKGRYVSPIMYEGYQYLTDSAAVDVEEKINRRRLSTFAEEEKLFNQFQIDTTFFNYLKISTNYYFAGITAYAIVHQFRKQELPKNHKLYQSSLPSDFEALWHKTYQLYPPNSFSATQMLWVFDYYYTYLVKYKHYLIKKSGQNPPSERENDDLKRIGNTINSEFKDHAAEYALANIIYSDANSKLYQSALIELFNDFKRQFPYSKYAPLIQPLIEDVIAFQIKAKAKYASGEKIGSKYSQINTLKELTDQFKGKTILIDTWATWCGPCKAEFQYTKELKKFLNEKDVTMLYISIDEDKYDTRWKEMIKYYELEGTHVRANKELQNDINKLIWDGNGYSVPTYIIIDKQGNIAEKKAYRPSQKELLFEQISKHL, from the coding sequence ATGAGACAACTCCTACTGAGTTTTATATTGTTTACCTGTGCGTATACAGTAGCACATGCGCAAATCGCAACAATTGAATTGAATGTCAGAAATGCTAAAAACGATGATGTAACTATAAGCATACCTATTAATCATAATTATTTTGCGGGCAACGAAAGACATGCAAAAATCTCAAATTCGGGAACCTTATCAATTCCACTTAAAGAAGATGAAACCGGCCCGATAACAATAAAGGTATTGGACAAAAAAGCCTTCTTGTATGTACAAAAAGGCAACTCAATAAAAATAAGTTTGGATACCGCTAATAAAACCAATCCTTGGCAATTCGAAGGCAGTAACGCCACCGGACAACATTTTTTAACAGAGAACTTCTTGCCTAAAGGAAGGTACGTATCTCCCATAATGTATGAAGGCTATCAATACTTGACTGATAGCGCTGCTGTTGATGTGGAAGAAAAAATCAATCGCAGACGTTTAAGCACCTTTGCTGAGGAAGAAAAACTATTTAATCAATTTCAAATAGATACCACTTTTTTTAACTATTTAAAAATATCAACTAATTATTACTTTGCTGGGATTACCGCTTATGCAATAGTACATCAATTTAGAAAACAGGAATTACCTAAAAACCATAAGCTTTATCAAAGTTCCTTACCTTCTGATTTTGAAGCTTTGTGGCACAAAACCTATCAACTATACCCACCAAACAGCTTTAGCGCCACTCAAATGCTTTGGGTGTTTGATTATTATTATACCTATCTGGTAAAATATAAGCATTATCTAATTAAAAAATCAGGTCAGAACCCGCCTAGTGAACGTGAAAATGACGATTTAAAAAGAATCGGAAACACTATTAATTCTGAATTTAAAGACCACGCTGCAGAGTATGCTCTAGCCAATATAATTTATTCAGATGCCAATAGCAAACTTTACCAATCGGCATTAATTGAATTATTTAACGATTTCAAAAGACAATTCCCCTACAGCAAATACGCTCCTTTAATTCAACCATTAATAGAGGATGTTATTGCTTTTCAAATCAAAGCAAAAGCCAAATATGCAAGCGGCGAGAAAATTGGATCAAAGTATAGCCAAATAAACACACTAAAAGAGCTTACTGATCAATTTAAAGGCAAAACTATTTTAATTGACACCTGGGCCACATGGTGTGGACCATGCAAAGCTGAATTCCAATACACTAAAGAATTGAAGAAATTCCTGAATGAAAAGGATGTTACCATGCTGTATATTTCCATTGATGAAGACAAATACGATACGCGATGGAAAGAAATGATTAAATACTATGAGTTAGAGGGCACTCATGTTAGAGCGAATAAAGAGTTACAAAATGATATCAATAAGCTTATTTGGGATGGCAATGGTTACAGTGTACCCACTTATATAATTATAGATAAACAAGGGAATATTGCCGAAAAAAAAGCCTATCGACCTAGCCAAAAAGAATTATTGTTTGAACAAATTTCAAAGCATTTATAA
- a CDS encoding autotransporter outer membrane beta-barrel domain-containing protein, with the protein MKHLFAIVVLVATSIAANAQINKGNQSIGLSFSSRNSNYTVSGVNVYTSDQSNFSVNIDYAYFIKDKVSLGLFAGFGKNDARYDNSSNGTDQNSKNYTAGVFGKQYFMFGNKFGAFGAANLSTTIAKSHNYDANASLLLSNYKYFNVGLGLQGGIAFFPFKRLSCEAGIGAVNIGYSKNKSFNSNDELDSDSSVSLFDFSFAKSLDNIMFTLRYHFGFKK; encoded by the coding sequence ATGAAACATCTATTTGCTATTGTTGTCCTAGTTGCAACATCTATTGCGGCTAATGCACAAATTAATAAAGGGAATCAATCGATTGGGCTTAGTTTTAGTTCTAGGAATAGTAATTACACTGTAAGTGGAGTTAATGTATACACGAGTGATCAAAGTAATTTTTCAGTTAACATTGACTATGCTTATTTTATAAAAGATAAGGTTTCATTGGGACTATTTGCAGGTTTTGGTAAGAATGATGCTAGGTACGATAATTCAAGTAATGGCACCGATCAAAATAGTAAGAATTATACCGCAGGTGTCTTTGGTAAGCAATACTTTATGTTCGGAAATAAATTTGGTGCATTTGGGGCCGCAAACTTATCAACAACGATTGCTAAAAGTCATAATTACGATGCTAATGCATCACTGCTCCTAAGTAATTATAAATATTTTAATGTTGGTCTTGGTTTGCAAGGTGGTATAGCATTCTTTCCATTTAAACGATTAAGCTGTGAGGCCGGAATTGGGGCTGTAAATATAGGATATTCAAAAAATAAATCTTTTAATTCAAATGATGAGTTAGATTCTGACAGTTCAGTTTCTTTATTTGATTTCTCTTTTGCAAAATCACTTGATAATATAATGTTTACCCTTCGATACCACTTTGGTTTCAAGAAGTAA
- a CDS encoding glycoside hydrolase family 3 N-terminal domain-containing protein — protein sequence MNFRSTFLLLLVLCFATLTYAQNPLYKDASAPINSRISDLLGRMTTEEKVGQLSTLLGWDMYLKNGKQVVVSDLFKKSVAEQHIGMLWATLRADPWTKKTLLSGLNPTLAARATSELQRYVINNTRLGIPLLLAEECPHGHMAIGTTVFPTAIGQASTWDPELIEQMAAVIASEARSQGAHIGYGPILDLAREPRWSRLEETYGEDTYLNSVMGKAMVKGFQGNNLKSGKNIASTLKHFVAYGNPDGGHNGGSNAVGQRELFQFYLPPFEAAVKTGARSVMTAYNSVDGIPCTGDAYLLKSILRDHWGFKGFTVSDLGSISGLYSNHAVVASKEDAATLAINSGLDSDLGGYGYGEALLKAFKQGKVSQVVLDSAVSRVLRLKFEMGLFEQPFVDQNNASKLVGSTQNTQLANLVAKKSIILLKNEKQLLPLSKNLKKIAVIGPNADNIYNQLGDYTAPQPDERIVTVLEGIKNKVGKGMEVNYIKGCNIRDTTEQSIAQAVEVAKKSEVAILVLGGSSARDFKTEYQNTGAALVSEKTISDMESGEGFDRSTLDLMGYQLKLLQEVVKTGTPVVLVLIKGRPLNLNWPAANVPAIVDAWYPGQEGGNAIADVLFGDFNPAGRLTVSVPKSVGQLPVYYNHKKPSPHGYVEIDEKPLYPFGFGLSYTSFAYQDLKVKVSETGSDINVETEFKLTNTGKFDGDEVVQLYIRDNVSSVVTAVKQLKRFKRVHLKAGEEKVVKLSLVGEDLALFDQTMRKVVEPGQFTLMVGSSSKDIKLQEVITVSKEIAW from the coding sequence ATGAATTTTAGAAGTACTTTTCTTTTACTGTTGGTTTTGTGTTTTGCCACTCTGACCTATGCTCAGAATCCTTTGTATAAAGATGCCAGCGCTCCGATTAATAGCCGGATAAGCGACCTACTTGGTAGAATGACTACCGAAGAAAAGGTGGGGCAATTATCAACGTTGTTAGGTTGGGATATGTATTTAAAAAATGGGAAACAGGTTGTAGTCAGTGATTTGTTTAAGAAATCTGTAGCCGAACAACATATCGGAATGCTTTGGGCTACATTAAGGGCCGATCCTTGGACGAAGAAAACATTGTTATCAGGATTGAATCCTACACTGGCGGCCAGGGCTACTAGTGAATTACAACGGTACGTGATCAATAATACCCGGTTAGGAATTCCATTGTTACTTGCTGAAGAGTGCCCGCATGGGCATATGGCCATAGGAACAACAGTTTTTCCAACGGCTATTGGTCAGGCAAGTACTTGGGACCCTGAATTAATTGAACAAATGGCCGCTGTTATTGCTTCCGAAGCAAGGTCTCAAGGTGCACACATAGGGTATGGGCCTATTTTGGATCTTGCGAGGGAGCCTCGTTGGTCAAGATTGGAAGAGACTTATGGGGAAGATACTTACCTGAATTCAGTAATGGGCAAAGCAATGGTAAAAGGGTTTCAGGGAAATAATCTTAAGAGTGGGAAAAATATTGCCTCGACACTTAAGCATTTTGTTGCCTATGGCAATCCGGATGGTGGCCATAATGGAGGTAGCAACGCAGTAGGGCAGCGTGAACTGTTTCAGTTTTATTTACCTCCTTTTGAGGCTGCAGTTAAGACAGGAGCTAGGTCGGTTATGACGGCATATAATTCTGTGGATGGAATACCATGTACAGGAGATGCATATCTGCTTAAATCAATTCTTCGAGATCATTGGGGGTTTAAAGGTTTTACGGTTTCGGATCTTGGTAGCATATCAGGTCTTTATAGCAATCATGCTGTGGTAGCCTCAAAAGAAGATGCCGCAACACTGGCAATAAACTCAGGTTTGGATTCGGATTTGGGTGGTTACGGATATGGTGAGGCTTTACTTAAAGCATTTAAACAAGGAAAAGTGTCTCAGGTCGTACTTGATTCGGCTGTTTCCCGGGTCCTTCGACTGAAATTTGAAATGGGTTTATTTGAACAACCATTTGTTGATCAAAACAATGCTTCAAAATTGGTAGGGTCAACTCAAAATACCCAGTTGGCTAACCTGGTAGCTAAGAAATCGATTATCTTACTTAAGAATGAAAAACAACTTTTGCCCCTTAGCAAAAACCTAAAGAAAATAGCAGTTATTGGTCCTAATGCTGATAATATTTACAATCAGTTAGGCGATTATACGGCTCCTCAACCAGATGAACGAATCGTTACTGTTCTTGAAGGAATAAAGAATAAGGTAGGGAAAGGTATGGAGGTTAATTACATAAAGGGGTGCAATATTCGTGATACAACAGAACAATCAATTGCTCAAGCCGTAGAGGTGGCCAAAAAATCAGAAGTAGCCATATTAGTGCTAGGAGGGTCAAGCGCGCGCGATTTTAAAACAGAGTATCAAAATACCGGAGCTGCTCTTGTTTCTGAGAAAACCATTAGTGATATGGAAAGTGGGGAAGGGTTTGATCGCTCAACACTTGATTTGATGGGATATCAGTTGAAACTTTTACAAGAAGTGGTAAAAACCGGGACACCTGTGGTGTTGGTACTTATTAAAGGCCGTCCTCTTAATCTTAACTGGCCTGCGGCAAATGTTCCGGCTATAGTAGATGCATGGTACCCTGGGCAAGAAGGTGGAAATGCTATCGCAGATGTATTATTTGGTGATTTTAACCCAGCAGGTCGCTTGACTGTTTCGGTGCCGAAATCGGTAGGACAGCTCCCAGTGTATTACAATCATAAGAAACCTTCTCCTCATGGCTATGTCGAAATAGATGAGAAACCATTGTATCCTTTTGGGTTTGGTTTGAGTTATACTTCATTTGCTTATCAGGACTTGAAGGTTAAAGTTTCGGAAACGGGGTCTGATATAAATGTTGAGACAGAATTTAAGCTTACCAATACGGGTAAATTTGATGGAGACGAGGTGGTTCAGTTGTACATAAGAGATAATGTAAGCTCTGTAGTTACAGCTGTTAAACAATTGAAGAGATTTAAACGAGTTCACTTAAAAGCTGGAGAAGAAAAAGTGGTGAAGTTATCCCTAGTAGGTGAGGATTTAGCTCTTTTTGATCAAACAATGAGAAAAGTCGTAGAGCCAGGCCAGTTCACACTAATGGTGGGTTCTTCATCAAAAGATATTAAGCTCCAGGAAGTAATTACTGTTTCCAAAGAAATTGCCTGGTAA
- the dnaE gene encoding DNA polymerase III subunit alpha, producing MPEFSHLHVHTQFSLLDGAADISKLFKKAANDGMRALAITDHGNMFGVFKFVAEAGKHDNKVKPIVGCEFYVVADRHEKKFSKEKKDKRYHQLFLAKNANGYKNLTKLCSYGYMEGLYSKWPRIDKELILKYHEDLIATTCCIGASVPQAILNEGEEAAEKEFKWWLDIFGEDYYIELQRHNLPEQVKVNEVLLRFAKKYNVKVIASNDSHYVDQADANAHDILLCINTGDIQSTPIATDEEGGKGYRFGFPNDQFFFKTQAEMNALFHDIPEAIDNTNEIVDKVDLLKLKQDILLPNFPIPPGFVDQMQYLEHITWEGARARYGDDLTPDKEERINFELHTIRTMGFAGYFLIVSDFIKAGRDMGVFIGPGRGSAAGSAVAYCIGITNIDPIKYNLLFERFLNPDRKSMPDIDTDFDDEGRQRVIDYVVDKYGKTQVAQIITYGSMAAKMSIKDVARALDLPLPDSNAMAKLVPDKPGISLDRVMNAPIDGDKSLKDKEGLGPEDIENVKQLREIREGSDLRSKVIKEALILEGSIRGTGIHAAGIIIAPEDLTNIVPVAVAKDSDLLVTQYEGKVIEDAGVIKMDFLGLKTLTIIRDALRMIKENHGVEFDIDYIPLDDQKTFELYQRGETNGTFQFESPGMQKYLKDLVPDKFEDLIAMNALYRPGPIEYIPDFIERKHGRKAVEYDLADMEEYLFDTYGITVYQEQVMLLSQKLANFTKGDADVLRKAMGKKDRKTLDKLKPQFIDNAKEKGHDAKVLEKVWTDWEAFASYAFNKSHSTCYAFVAYQTAYLKAHYPAEYMASVLTHTKGQIDKITFFMEECKRIGVPVLGPDVNESALHFTATKKGQIRFGLSGIKGLGEAAIESLVTERKENGPYESVYDFARRVNLRAVNKKSWENLVYSGAFDCYGEYHRAQYFGVNISDRLNGIERLVKYGNDFVANQNSAQNSLFGGTADAHVPEPPLPDSEEWSLLQKLSFEKEVVGMYISGHPLDDYKLEIENFCNSQIIDLATPKPGTLVVAGIITSAEERLTKHGKPFGGFTFEDYSGSHRMIMFSEDYLKNKHFFQSGLLVFVRGSFKPRFGQADNLEFKVESIQLLSEIREKMAKNVTLSFPLHELTLEFIDNLEALCKANPGNCKLKLNVIDALERIVLDLPSKSIKVDPNNNFMSEIGKFKNVNFSLN from the coding sequence ATGCCTGAATTCAGTCACCTGCACGTACATACTCAGTTTTCCCTGCTCGATGGAGCTGCGGATATCTCCAAGCTTTTTAAAAAGGCGGCCAATGACGGCATGCGCGCTCTTGCCATTACCGACCATGGTAACATGTTCGGCGTGTTCAAGTTCGTTGCCGAAGCCGGTAAGCATGATAACAAGGTAAAACCGATTGTTGGTTGTGAGTTCTATGTAGTGGCCGATCGTCATGAAAAGAAGTTTTCCAAAGAGAAAAAAGATAAGCGCTATCACCAGTTGTTCCTTGCCAAAAACGCCAATGGCTATAAGAATCTTACCAAGCTTTGTTCGTATGGATACATGGAGGGGTTATACAGTAAGTGGCCTCGTATTGATAAGGAATTGATTTTAAAATATCATGAAGACCTTATTGCTACTACCTGTTGTATTGGGGCTTCGGTTCCGCAGGCCATTTTAAATGAGGGCGAAGAAGCAGCAGAAAAGGAATTTAAATGGTGGTTGGATATTTTCGGTGAAGATTATTATATCGAACTGCAGCGCCATAATCTGCCCGAACAAGTAAAAGTGAACGAAGTGCTTCTTCGCTTTGCTAAAAAATACAATGTAAAGGTGATTGCATCCAATGATTCGCACTATGTGGATCAGGCAGATGCCAATGCCCATGATATTTTGCTGTGTATTAACACCGGTGATATTCAGTCGACTCCAATTGCAACGGATGAGGAAGGTGGTAAAGGTTATCGTTTTGGTTTCCCTAACGACCAGTTCTTCTTCAAAACTCAGGCAGAGATGAATGCCTTGTTTCATGACATTCCGGAAGCAATTGATAATACCAATGAGATTGTCGATAAGGTTGACCTGCTGAAACTAAAGCAAGACATTTTGCTTCCGAACTTCCCAATTCCACCGGGCTTTGTCGATCAGATGCAATATCTGGAGCATATTACCTGGGAAGGAGCAAGGGCACGGTATGGAGATGACCTGACACCGGATAAGGAAGAACGTATCAATTTTGAGCTGCATACCATTCGTACAATGGGATTTGCCGGTTACTTCCTTATCGTATCCGATTTCATTAAGGCCGGACGCGATATGGGCGTATTCATTGGTCCGGGCCGTGGTTCAGCTGCGGGTTCAGCCGTGGCTTATTGTATCGGTATCACCAATATTGACCCGATTAAATACAATCTCCTGTTTGAGCGTTTCCTGAATCCCGATCGTAAGTCAATGCCCGATATTGATACGGACTTCGACGACGAGGGCCGTCAGCGCGTGATTGATTATGTGGTTGATAAATATGGCAAGACACAGGTAGCACAAATCATTACCTACGGCTCCATGGCCGCCAAGATGAGTATCAAAGACGTGGCTCGTGCCTTGGATTTACCTTTGCCCGATTCGAATGCCATGGCCAAACTCGTACCTGATAAGCCTGGTATTTCTTTGGATAGGGTGATGAACGCCCCTATCGATGGGGATAAATCACTGAAAGATAAAGAGGGACTTGGTCCTGAAGATATAGAGAACGTGAAGCAGCTTCGCGAAATTCGTGAAGGATCTGATCTTCGTTCTAAAGTAATTAAGGAAGCCCTGATTTTGGAGGGTTCTATCCGCGGAACAGGTATCCACGCAGCGGGTATCATCATTGCCCCAGAAGATTTAACGAATATCGTTCCCGTAGCAGTAGCCAAAGATTCTGATCTGTTGGTTACGCAGTACGAGGGAAAGGTAATTGAAGATGCCGGCGTAATCAAGATGGACTTTTTGGGTTTGAAGACCCTTACCATTATCCGTGATGCGTTGCGTATGATCAAGGAAAATCATGGAGTAGAATTCGATATTGATTATATCCCGTTGGATGATCAGAAGACCTTTGAGCTTTACCAACGTGGCGAAACCAATGGTACGTTCCAGTTTGAGAGTCCGGGTATGCAGAAATACCTGAAAGATCTGGTGCCCGATAAGTTCGAAGACTTGATTGCCATGAACGCCCTGTATCGTCCGGGACCGATCGAGTACATTCCCGACTTTATTGAGCGTAAACATGGACGTAAAGCGGTAGAATATGACTTGGCCGACATGGAGGAATACCTCTTCGATACCTATGGGATTACCGTTTATCAGGAGCAGGTGATGTTGCTTTCGCAGAAACTTGCCAACTTTACCAAAGGTGATGCCGACGTGCTGCGTAAAGCGATGGGTAAAAAAGACCGTAAAACGTTGGATAAACTGAAACCGCAGTTTATTGATAATGCCAAAGAAAAAGGGCATGATGCCAAAGTGTTAGAAAAAGTTTGGACTGACTGGGAGGCCTTTGCATCTTACGCGTTCAATAAATCGCACTCCACCTGCTATGCATTCGTTGCCTATCAAACTGCTTACTTAAAAGCGCATTATCCGGCTGAATATATGGCTTCGGTATTAACTCATACCAAAGGACAGATTGATAAGATCACTTTCTTCATGGAAGAGTGTAAACGTATCGGTGTGCCAGTTTTGGGTCCTGATGTGAATGAAAGTGCGCTTCACTTTACTGCAACTAAGAAAGGGCAGATTCGTTTCGGTTTGTCGGGTATTAAAGGTTTGGGTGAAGCGGCCATTGAGAGTTTGGTGACCGAACGTAAAGAGAATGGTCCTTATGAATCGGTTTATGATTTTGCCAGAAGAGTGAATTTACGTGCGGTTAATAAGAAATCATGGGAGAATTTAGTGTATTCAGGAGCTTTCGATTGCTATGGAGAGTACCATCGTGCACAATACTTTGGTGTAAACATTTCGGATCGATTAAATGGTATTGAACGCCTGGTGAAATACGGAAACGATTTCGTTGCCAACCAAAACAGCGCTCAGAACTCATTGTTTGGAGGGACGGCGGATGCCCATGTGCCGGAACCACCACTTCCGGATTCGGAAGAGTGGAGTTTGTTGCAGAAGTTGAGTTTCGAGAAAGAGGTTGTTGGAATGTACATTTCCGGCCATCCTTTGGATGATTATAAGCTGGAAATTGAGAATTTCTGTAATTCTCAGATAATTGATTTAGCAACTCCAAAACCAGGAACATTGGTAGTGGCAGGTATTATTACTTCGGCTGAAGAGCGTTTAACCAAACATGGAAAACCATTTGGCGGATTCACTTTCGAAGATTATTCGGGTAGTCATCGGATGATTATGTTTTCAGAGGATTATCTAAAAAATAAACACTTCTTCCAGTCGGGACTATTGGTATTTGTTCGAGGCTCGTTTAAACCTCGTTTCGGTCAGGCTGATAATTTAGAGTTCAAGGTGGAAAGCATACAATTACTGTCGGAAATACGGGAGAAAATGGCAAAGAATGTTACTCTATCGTTTCCACTGCATGAACTTACGTTAGAATTTATTGATAATCTGGAAGCATTATGTAAAGCTAATCCGGGTAATTGTAAACTAAAGTTGAATGTGATTGATGCACTTGAACGGATTGTGTTAGATCTTCCTTCAAAATCGATAAAAGTAGATCCAAATAACAATTTCATGAGTGAGATTGGAAAGTTTAAGAATGTAAACTTTAGTTTGAATTAG
- a CDS encoding glycoside hydrolase family 2 protein — protein MKKRLGLLIVVLLSITPRLTAQNRYELNSGWVCAPKTLVKDAGTVISSLPYSLQSWKPAVVPGTVLTTMLANKEIPDPFWGMNNKKIPDIYQTGRDYYTYWFAKDFKEIIPSGNSQVWLTFRGINYSCDIFLNGKKVNASPFAGMFLRKSFNITSLLSKSGNNRLVVIVYPPDPVGNPNGGQGGDGTIARNVSHQYVAGWDWIQPIRDRNTGIWDKVYIEQTGAVNVNDPHVVTLVPGKRKTTGRQAPAQLKVSADLHNATNKAIQGVLRYNFDGKTISKAVLLKANSVLTVNLPVLTINTPRLWWPAGYGDQPLYKINLEFVENGTVVTDAETVSFGIREIQTEWNERTRSKQVLVNGQKIFIKGGNWIISDAMLRFSKERYDAEVRFHRDMNLNLIRIWGGALVERPEFYEACDKYGLLVFQDFWISGDCNGRWIDPMKLEDQWTRRKYPDDHKLFLESAADMIKMVRNHPSLAMWCGGNEMTPPEDILVALRDSILPALDGTRWFVEYSNADEMSYNSIGGNGDGPYGIQKISTFWEQQTYPFNSEVGSVGIGDYESLERFIPKENMIVPFLQPGMKPAELTDSVWTYHKYSGVGYGQFIEPYGKPKDIEDFALKAQLVNYDQYRGLIEGFSSKMWDWYTGVIIWKTQNPWTAMRGQMYDYYLDPNACLYGLRSGSELLHIMCNPVDGMVMVVNNGVEAQRNLMLEVKVIDMEGKEKLLTQVFSNIDASSVKKYLSIKKEVDVVAKDKGAFLSLRLLDENKKVLSDNFYWLPDSQGKYSGLQEMKSADLQLKVRKLSPGTVEVTLKNPEGGRIAFFNRLSVVDKQTSKRILPVFYSDNYLSVLPGAEKKVVIEFEPNPNQAAPLIKLQGWNVAEKNVAIE, from the coding sequence ATGAAGAAAAGATTAGGCTTATTAATTGTAGTTTTACTCTCCATTACTCCCAGGTTAACAGCTCAAAATAGGTACGAACTGAATTCGGGTTGGGTTTGCGCACCAAAGACTTTAGTTAAGGATGCCGGGACGGTTATTTCATCGCTTCCATATTCCTTACAATCATGGAAACCTGCAGTTGTTCCAGGTACCGTTTTAACCACAATGCTGGCAAACAAAGAAATCCCAGATCCTTTTTGGGGGATGAATAATAAGAAGATACCTGATATTTATCAAACTGGAAGAGATTATTACACATATTGGTTCGCTAAAGATTTCAAGGAAATTATTCCATCAGGAAATAGTCAAGTATGGCTTACATTTAGAGGTATTAACTACAGCTGTGATATTTTCTTAAATGGGAAAAAAGTAAATGCTTCACCTTTTGCGGGAATGTTCCTCAGAAAGTCCTTTAATATTACTTCTCTCTTATCAAAATCCGGAAATAACCGTTTGGTGGTAATTGTGTATCCTCCTGATCCAGTAGGTAATCCCAATGGTGGACAGGGTGGGGATGGGACCATAGCCCGAAATGTATCTCATCAATATGTTGCCGGCTGGGACTGGATACAACCTATACGCGATCGAAATACAGGTATTTGGGATAAGGTTTATATCGAACAAACTGGAGCTGTTAATGTCAATGATCCGCATGTGGTAACATTGGTTCCTGGAAAAAGAAAAACCACCGGGAGGCAGGCTCCTGCACAGCTTAAAGTATCGGCTGATTTACACAATGCCACTAATAAAGCAATACAGGGTGTTTTACGCTATAATTTTGACGGTAAGACTATATCTAAAGCAGTATTACTAAAGGCCAATTCTGTTTTAACGGTAAATTTACCAGTGCTGACAATCAATACTCCTCGTTTATGGTGGCCAGCAGGTTATGGAGATCAACCTCTTTACAAAATTAACCTTGAATTTGTGGAAAATGGAACTGTTGTTACAGATGCAGAAACTGTTTCGTTTGGGATTAGGGAAATACAGACTGAATGGAATGAAAGAACTAGAAGTAAGCAGGTATTGGTTAATGGACAGAAGATATTTATTAAAGGTGGAAACTGGATTATATCTGACGCAATGCTGAGATTTTCTAAAGAACGGTATGATGCTGAAGTGCGTTTTCACAGAGACATGAATTTAAACCTGATCAGGATATGGGGAGGAGCACTGGTGGAACGACCGGAGTTCTACGAAGCTTGTGATAAATACGGGTTGCTGGTATTTCAGGATTTCTGGATTTCAGGAGATTGTAACGGAAGATGGATAGACCCTATGAAATTGGAGGATCAGTGGACACGAAGGAAATATCCGGACGATCATAAGTTGTTTCTTGAGTCAGCTGCTGATATGATTAAAATGGTGCGCAATCATCCATCGCTTGCCATGTGGTGTGGAGGAAATGAAATGACTCCACCCGAAGATATCTTAGTTGCGTTAAGGGACTCTATTTTGCCGGCTTTGGATGGTACCCGATGGTTTGTTGAATATTCCAATGCCGATGAGATGTCGTACAATTCAATAGGCGGAAATGGCGATGGCCCGTATGGAATTCAAAAGATCAGTACTTTTTGGGAGCAGCAAACTTATCCTTTCAATAGTGAAGTTGGGTCAGTGGGAATAGGTGATTACGAATCTCTTGAACGATTTATTCCCAAGGAAAATATGATTGTGCCTTTTTTACAGCCAGGAATGAAACCAGCTGAATTGACAGATTCTGTATGGACTTATCATAAATATTCAGGGGTGGGGTACGGCCAATTTATAGAGCCCTATGGTAAGCCGAAAGACATTGAAGATTTTGCCCTAAAAGCACAACTGGTAAATTATGATCAGTATAGGGGGTTAATTGAAGGCTTTAGTTCAAAGATGTGGGATTGGTATACCGGAGTTATTATTTGGAAAACCCAAAATCCATGGACTGCCATGAGAGGGCAGATGTACGATTATTATCTTGATCCCAATGCCTGTTTATACGGTTTAAGGTCAGGAAGTGAGCTTTTGCACATCATGTGTAATCCGGTGGATGGAATGGTGATGGTGGTTAATAATGGTGTCGAAGCACAGCGGAATCTGATGCTAGAGGTTAAGGTAATTGACATGGAGGGAAAAGAGAAGCTTCTTACGCAGGTGTTTTCAAATATTGATGCATCAAGTGTAAAGAAATATCTTTCAATAAAAAAAGAAGTTGATGTGGTAGCAAAAGATAAAGGAGCATTTTTATCATTAAGGTTACTTGATGAAAATAAAAAAGTACTGAGTGATAATTTTTACTGGCTGCCTGATTCTCAAGGGAAGTATTCGGGTTTGCAAGAAATGAAAAGTGCAGATCTTCAATTAAAAGTTCGGAAATTATCTCCGGGTACAGTGGAGGTAACTTTGAAGAATCCAGAAGGGGGAAGGATAGCATTCTTTAACAGATTGTCTGTAGTTGATAAACAAACATCAAAAAGAATCCTTCCTGTGTTTTACTCAGATAACTACCTGTCGGTTTTGCCGGGTGCTGAAAAGAAAGTGGTTATAGAATTTGAACCGAACCCAAATCAAGCGGCTCCTCTAATTAAACTGCAAGGATGGAATGTTGCAGAAAAAAATGTTGCAATTGAGTAA